The region GGTATTACCGCTACGTTTATTAGTTTCCATCACAGCGGGTGGCCCACTGAAGACGGGAATTTTCTATTTATTTGTAATGAACTTGCTATAAAGGGAGACCCGGATTTAACGGTCTGGGATATTCGTGACCTGGACAATCCCAAATTTGTCACTGAAATAGATGATGAGGAAGACAACATCCATAATCTCTATATCATTGGCGGTTTTGCTTATACCTCTTATTATAATGCCGGCTTTCGCATTTATGATGTTTCTGACCCGACCGACCTCAAATTAGTCGGTGAATTTGATACTTCACCAAACGTAGATATGAACACGGCTTTTCAGGGCGCTTTTGGCGTTTACCCGTTTGCCCCATCCGGCAACATTTATGTGACGGATGTTACCGATGGATTATTTATTTTTTCGTTCAACTCCGGTCAGACTTCAACGAATATAGTTGCCCCCTGACATCTCTACTGACTGCGACTTCATTTAGAAGGTCCCTTTCGTGAATAGATTGTAACCGCGCTTTATTCACTTGAAATAATCCGTTGAATTCCCTACATTTAATCATAATTTTTTTTGTAATTTCGTTGATTTAGTAAGTAATTTTCTTAATGAATTCTTATTAACACGATAGAAATGACGGACACATTTAAGCAGCTTACTGCTATTTTAAACAAACGTATCATGGTTTTGGATGGCGCGATGGGTACCATGATTCAACGCCTCAACTTATCTGAGGAGGACTTCCGCGGCGAGCAGTTCAAAGATCATCCACATTCTCTTAAAGGCGACAACGATTTGCTCTCGATAACTCAGCCGGAGATCATCAAAGAAATCCATCGCGATTTTTTCGATGCCGGTGCCGACATTATTGAGACCAACACATTCAACGGCACTCCGATTTCACAAGCAGATTACCAGCTTGAAAATCAAGTCTACGAAATAAATTTAGGCGCCGCGAAAATAGCCAAAGAAGTAGCGGCTGAAGTAACAGCATCAAATCCAGACAAACCGAGATTCGTAGCCGGCGCTTTAGGGCCCACCAACAAGACGCTTTCTATGTCCCGTGACGTGAATAATCCGGGCTTTCGGGATGTTACGTTTGAGCAGATGGCCGACGCCTACATGGAGCAAACCAGAGGGCTTGTAGACGGCGGAGTGGACATTCTCCTGGTTGAAACTATTTTCGATACTCTAAACGCCAAAGCCGCACTTTTCGCAATCCAGGAATATTTTGTCAAAAGCGGTAAAACGTTGCCGGTGATGATTTCCGGGACTATCGTTGATGCCAGCGGTAGAACTCTTTCCGGTCAAACGACCGAGGCGTTTTGGATTTCAGTTTCACATACCCAGAACCTCCTCAGCGTCGGGTTGAACTGCGCTCTGGGTTCAAAGCAAATGCGTCCGTTTATTGAAGCGCTCTCACGGGTCGCTGACTATAAAACAAGTCTCTACCCGAACGCTGGTTTACCAAATGAGTTTGGCGGTTATGATGAAACGCCTGAGTTTATGGCCGAACAAATTGAGGAGTACGCTCGCAGCGGTTTTCTCAACCTTGCAGGTGGTTGCTGCGGCACAACACCGGCGCATATAAAAGCAATTGCCGAAGCAGTAGCAAAGTACCCGCCGCGAAAAGAGCCCGAAATAAAGCCGTATCTAAGATTAAGCGGTTTAGAACCGGTTGTCGTCACGCCGGACACTAACTTTGTTAACGTTGGTGAGCGCACGAACGTCGCGGGATCGCGCAAATTTGCCCGACTAATCCTAAACGGCGAATTTGAGGAAGCGCTATCCGTTGCGAGGCAGCAGGTTGAAAACGGCGCCCAGATAATCGACGTCAATATGGACGAGGGCATGCTCGACTCCGAAGATGCGATGGAGAAATTTCTGAAGCTGGTTGTGGCCGAGCCTGACATTTCGCGGGTGCCAGTGATGATCGACTCCTCGAAATGGTCCGTGATCGAAACCGGTCTCAGGTGCATGCAGGGCAAGTGTGTGGTGAATTCCATCAGCATGAAAGAAGGCGAGGCACAATTCAAAGAGCATGCACGCAAAATTCTCGAATATGGTGCTGCGGTCATTGTTATGGCGTTTGATGAAAAAGGCCAGGCCGATACTTTTGAACGAAAAATCAAGATTTGCGAGCGTGCTTATAACATTCTTACCAAAGAAATCGGCTTCCCACCTCAGGACATTATTTTTGATCCCAATATTCTCACAGTAGCGACGGGAATGGAGGAGCACAACAATTATGGTGTCGATTATATTAAAGCCACGAGGTGGATAAAAGAAAATCTGCCGCTCGCTCAAGTCAGCGGCGGGGTGAGTAATTTTTCGTTTTCCTTCCGCGGCAATAATCATATCCGGGAAGCCATGCATTCGGCTTTTCTTTATCACGCAATTCAGGCCGGAATGGATATGGGCATTGTTAATGCCGGTCAGTTGGAAGTCTACGCAGAGATCCCAAAAGACCTTCTGGAGCTGGTTGAAGATGTGTTATTGAATCGACGGTCGGACGCCACTGAACGCCTGGTCGACTTTGCTGATAAAGTTAAATCTGAAGGTCAAACCGAAGTCAAACAAGAAGAGTGGCGTAAAGATTCGGTTGCAGAAAGGCTCAAACATGCGCTGGTAAAAGGCATCGTCGAGTATATTGAAGAAGATACGGAAGAAGCGCGGCAAAATTATCCAAGGTCAATCGCAGTGATCGAAGGTCCGCTCATGGACGGCATGAATATCGTCGGCGATTTGTTTGGCTCCGGAAAGATGTTCTTGCCGCAAGTCGTCAAAAGTGCGCGGGTGATGAAGAAATCGGTTGCCTATCTCGTGCCGTTTATCGAAGCTGAAAAAGAAAAATCCGGCGTTTCGAAAGCTCGCGCAAAGATTCTGCTCGCCACCGTGAAAGGGGATGTCCACGATATTGGCAAAAACATCGTCGGTGTGGTACTGGCCTGCAACAATTTTGAAATCATCGATTTGGGAGTTATGGTTTCTATCGAACAAATCCTCGAAACCGCCCAAAAAGAAAAAGTTGATATTATCGGTTTGAGCGGTTTGATTACACCCTCCCTTGATGAAATGGTTCACAACGCAAGTGAAATGGAACGTCTCGGGTTTAAGCTGCCTTTGTTAATCGGCGGCGCCACAACTTCTCGAGTGCACACCGCGGTGAAAATAGAGCCTAATTATTCAGGCCCCACCATGCACGTCCTGGATGCTTCGCGAAGCGTCCCAGTTGTGAATAGTCTAATAAACGAAAAACAGCACAAGGAATTTATTGAAGAAGTACGTGACGAATATAAAAAAGTACGTGAAGATCACAGTCGCAGGCAGGAATCAAAAACGTATTTGACCCTCGAACAAGCCAGAGCGAATAAAGTAAAAATCAACTGGCAGGAATCCCAAATCATAACTCCCCGAAAATTAGGCATAACGACTTTGCAGGATTATCCCCTCACAGAGATAAGAAACTATATTGACTGGACGCCATTTTTCATCACCTGGGAACTGCACGGCAAATTCCCCCAAATTTTCGAAGATAAAAAAGTTGGCGAAGAAGCGGGCAAACTTTATGACGACGCCCAAAAACTTTTAGACAAAGTGGTTGATGAAAAGCTATTGAAAGCAAACGGCGTTATTGGACTTTTCCCGGCCAATGCTATTGGAGATGACATCGAACTTTACACCGACGAAAATCGGGATAAAATACTAAATGTATTACACACGCTTAGACAACAGACACAAAAAACCGGCAGTAACCCGAATCGAGCTTTGGCAGATTATGTTGCGCCCAAAGAAACCGGCATGAACGATTACATCGGAGCATTTGCCGTCACTGCTGGAATTGGCATTGAAAAATTAGTTGAGCAGTTCGAGAAAGAACACGATGATTACAACAGCATTATGGTCAAAGCCCTCGCCGACCGCCTGGCGGAAGCTTTCACAGAGCTCCTGCATGAAAAAGTCAGGAAAGAATTCTGGGGGTATGCATTAGAAGAAAAATTCAGCAATGAAGAGCTAGTCAAAGAAAAATACTCAGGTATTCGGCCCGCACCGGGATACCCTGCTTGCCCGGATCATACTGAAAAAGAGATTCTCTGGGATTTACTCGAAGCTGAAAAGAACACCGGAATAAAACTGACCGAAAGCTTCGCGATGTACCCGGCGGCTTCGGTTTGTGGATTCTATTTTGCCCATCCGCAAACGAAGTATTTTTCTGTTGGGAAGATTGGCAAAGATCAGGTTGAGGAATATCAAAGCCGTAAAACTGTCAGTTTAAAAGAAATTGAGAAGTGGTTAAGGCCCAACCTTAATTACACGACCTAATCCGCTGTTTAGGTTGAGACAGACTGAATCAAGAATTTCTTCAAAAGACAACACACCCTTCCTATCACTAAGATCAAATTTCTTTTGATTTGAATTAATGAATTATGTAAGTTGATTTAACTTGTTTGAGAGCAATTTTTTGGAAAGGAAACAAATGCCGAAAAAATACTGGCTGATGAAATCCGAACCCCATGTCTTCTCACTTGAAGATTTAAAAAACAGTCCCGACTCGACCACCCATTGGGATGGCGTTCGGAATTATCAGGCTCGAAATTTCATGCGGGACCAAATGAAAACAGGCGACCTCGTGCTTTACTACCACTCTAATTGTGACGAGCCCGGAGTGGTAGGAGTTGCTGAAGTTGTTAAAGAGGCTTACCCCGATCACAGCTCATGGGATCAGAAATCAAACTATTTCGATCCAAAATCATCACCCGAAAACCCGCGTTGGTTTATGGTCGACATCAAATGGAAGCAGGCATTTAAACGCCTCGTGAGCTTGCAAGAAATGAAAGAATCCACGGAATTACAAAATATGCGGGTTGTGCAGCGCGGTCAACGACTGTCAGTGCAACCGGTCGACAAAGGGGATTTTGATCACGTGGTAAAAATGGGCATGAAATAGAACTCGCGATTAATAAGAAAATGATTTTGCGCTGTGATAGTAGAATTCCCCCCGGTTGAGACGGCCGACAGCGAAACAGGTCTCCTGGCATTTGGCGGAGATCTCACTGTCGGTTCCCTGGAATTGGCCTACCGAAGCGGCATTTTTCCCTGGCCCACTGAAAACCAACCCATTTTGTGGTTCGCGCCGCCTGAAAGAGCGATCATTGAGTTTAGTGAGTTGAAAATTTCAAAACGTTTAGAGCGCTCCTTGAAGAAATCTCCATTTACTTTTCGTGTAAATTCAAATTTTGTTGAAGTAATCACAAACTGTGCAAACCTGACAAATCGCAGGAAACAGCAGGGAACCTGGATTACCGAAGAAATAATTAACGCTTACAATGAATTTCACAAAGCCGGATTCGCGCAGAGTTTTGAAGTGTTAAACGGGAACGATGAATTAGTCGGAGGCCTTTACGGTGTGCTCATAAATAAATACTTTGCAGGCGAAAGTATGTTTTATAAAGAAACCAATGCGTCAAAATTTGCATTAATTCAAACCGTTCAGTATCTTAAAAAATTAGAGATTAGCTGGATGGACGTCCAGATCCTAAACCCATTTTTAGCTACCTTTGGCGCTAAAGAAATTTCTCGCGAACTTTTTATGGAAAAACTAAATCAAGCCCTAAACGAACCATGGTGAGTGAAAGATCCGATAAAAGTCTTGTTGAGCTCCTGCAAAACAGCAATCAAATTTTGATTTTTTCCGGAGCCGGAATATCTACCGGCAGCGGCATCCCGGATTATCGCGGACCGCAGGGAGTCTGGACTCGCCGCCAACCGGTTTACTACCAGGATTTCATGACTTCAGAACCGGCTCGGATTGAATATTGGGATTACAAATTAGAAGGGTGGGAAGGCTTTCGAAACGCTGAGCCAAATGCCGTGCACCACGCCTGTTCTAAACTTGAGGAAGCAAACAAGTTGTGCATGGTTGTTACGCAAAATATTGATGGGTTACATTCGCGGGCAGGCACTTCGCGAGAAAAGCTGGTGGAAGTGCACGGTACAAATCTGGAAACTGAGTGCCAAACCTGCCTGGAGAGAACAGAGCCCGGGCCTCACTTCGAGGAATTTAAAAAAACTCAACAGGCGCCTCTGTGTCATTGCGGCGGTTATCTTAAACCGGCAACGATTAGCTTTGGGCAGAGTTTGCGGGAAGAAGATCTGCACAGAGCGAACGAAGCCGCTGAGAAAACAGACCTGGTGATTGCACTTGGCTCTACCCTATCGGTACATCCGGCAGCGTCGATCCCGCTTATGGCCGCAAATCGCGGCAGCCCTTATGTGATCATCAACCGGGGAGAGACCGATCAGGATAATCATCCGGCTGTCAGTCTGCGTTTGGAAGGGGACGTAGTGGAAATATTTCCGCCGGCTGTTGAAGCTGCCATAAAATAAATTTTTAACTATGGAATTGTCTTTAAACTTTTGCATTTTTTTGCAAAAAAACATGACATTTTTTCTTTGGAAGATTATTGTCAGATGTGAGATGTCAAACGTGAAACGTGCTCTTCCCCAACACATCATGTTGAGGGAAACGTTTCACATCTCACGTTTTACGTTTGCCCCGATAGTTACTACCAAAATACAAAGGACAGTCGGGGCTTCGCCGCTGGGGGATGACACGGATTCTTAATGAATTGAATTTCTCAAAAAAATCAAGTCTATGTTCTTCCGATCATTTTATGGCAAGAAATACTCGGAGCTAAGTGATGAGCGAAAATAAAGCGGATTTCGATGAACTCATTCAACAGGTCGAAACAATTTTTGTAGACAAAATCCCCTTTAATAAGCTTCTGGGAATGCACGTCGAGTCACTTGATTTTGAAAGCGCCAAAGTTAAAATCGAAATGAGAGACGAGCTGATTGGGAATTTTATTCAGAGGACTCTGCATGGTGGTGTGACATCATCAGTTCTGGATGTTATTGGCGGTTTGACGGCTTTTATGACTTTGCTAAAAAAGATGGAGGGCGCCAGCAGTCAAGAAAAATTGGAAAGGCTGGCGAAATTTGGAACCATAGATTTGCGGGTTGATTACCTCAGGCCCGGACGAGGAAAATATTTTATCGCCCAGGGTTCAGTTCTGCGCACCGGCAAAAAAATCGCAGTAACCCGAATGGAGCTTCACAACGATGAGAAGGTTCTGATCGCTGTCGGGACAGGAACTTATGCAGTGGTTTGATTTTTCACAGGATTTAAAATCACGCTGATAAAGTACAAATCGATCTAAATTTAATTCAGTGAGACTAAAATGAATTCGATTAGCAAATGTTTTAAATTGAAATTACCGTTCAAGTTTTTTCTTTTGGGAATTTTGGTTTTTCTGAACACCTCCCATAATAATGCTTTTTCTCAATCAAATAATAATTCAACCAAAATTCTAAACGCAGCCTTTGTTTGTGTTGACGGCGTTTATAATTCCGAGCTGATGGCGCCTTATGATGTCTTGCAGCACACTTTTTACCGCGATTCCACAAATTACATCCGCTGCTTTATCGTCACCCCCGATGGCAAACCGATCGTCACTTTTGAAGGCATTCGCATAACCCCGGATTATTCTTTTGAAAACGCGCCGCCCGTCGACATTCTGATCATCCCAAGTACGGAAACCAGCATGACCGCCGATCTGAAAAATACAATTTATATAAATTGGGTCAAGAAAACCGCAGAATCGGCTGCTCATGTGATCACAGTTTGCGATGGCGCATTTCCGTTGGCCGCGACCGGTGCATTAAAAGGCAGAGTCGTCACCACGTTTCCGGCAGACCGCGACCGTCTTGCAGAAATGTTTCCTGAGGTAACCGTGAAACACGATGTGAATTTTGTAGTAGATGGAAAGTATATCACCTCTGTTGGCGGGGCGCTCAGTTACGAACCAGCCTTCTATTTGGTCGAAAAGCTTTATTCAACAAAAAACGCCAAGCGAATTGCAAAAGGTTTGGTTTGGGATTGGGAACTTATGAGGGTTCCGCATTTGATAGTTTCCAAAAAAACTGCAAAGTATTAAAAAACACAGGAGAACAGATGTTTTGTCCTGAATGCAAATCGGAGTATCGGCAAGGCTTCACTCGCTGCACAGATTGCGATATGGATCTCGTCCACGAACTTCCATCCGAGGAAGCAGAGTTTGTTGAATACGTACAGGTTTTAGCTACGCATAATGCCGCGGACATCTCTTTCATAAAATCAATTCTGGATGGCGAGGAAGTTGATTACTTTTTGAAAGGAGAACTTTTCAACCAGCTTGAGCCGCCGGTGCAACCGGCAATTCTTATGGTAAGGGAAGACCAGGTTGAAACAGCAAATGATCT is a window of candidate division KSB1 bacterium DNA encoding:
- a CDS encoding Sir2 family NAD-dependent protein deacetylase translates to MVSERSDKSLVELLQNSNQILIFSGAGISTGSGIPDYRGPQGVWTRRQPVYYQDFMTSEPARIEYWDYKLEGWEGFRNAEPNAVHHACSKLEEANKLCMVVTQNIDGLHSRAGTSREKLVEVHGTNLETECQTCLERTEPGPHFEEFKKTQQAPLCHCGGYLKPATISFGQSLREEDLHRANEAAEKTDLVIALGSTLSVHPAASIPLMAANRGSPYVIINRGETDQDNHPAVSLRLEGDVVEIFPPAVEAAIK
- a CDS encoding EVE domain-containing protein — its product is MPKKYWLMKSEPHVFSLEDLKNSPDSTTHWDGVRNYQARNFMRDQMKTGDLVLYYHSNCDEPGVVGVAEVVKEAYPDHSSWDQKSNYFDPKSSPENPRWFMVDIKWKQAFKRLVSLQEMKESTELQNMRVVQRGQRLSVQPVDKGDFDHVVKMGMK
- a CDS encoding thioesterase family protein codes for the protein MSENKADFDELIQQVETIFVDKIPFNKLLGMHVESLDFESAKVKIEMRDELIGNFIQRTLHGGVTSSVLDVIGGLTAFMTLLKKMEGASSQEKLERLAKFGTIDLRVDYLRPGRGKYFIAQGSVLRTGKKIAVTRMELHNDEKVLIAVGTGTYAVV
- the metH gene encoding methionine synthase; protein product: MTDTFKQLTAILNKRIMVLDGAMGTMIQRLNLSEEDFRGEQFKDHPHSLKGDNDLLSITQPEIIKEIHRDFFDAGADIIETNTFNGTPISQADYQLENQVYEINLGAAKIAKEVAAEVTASNPDKPRFVAGALGPTNKTLSMSRDVNNPGFRDVTFEQMADAYMEQTRGLVDGGVDILLVETIFDTLNAKAALFAIQEYFVKSGKTLPVMISGTIVDASGRTLSGQTTEAFWISVSHTQNLLSVGLNCALGSKQMRPFIEALSRVADYKTSLYPNAGLPNEFGGYDETPEFMAEQIEEYARSGFLNLAGGCCGTTPAHIKAIAEAVAKYPPRKEPEIKPYLRLSGLEPVVVTPDTNFVNVGERTNVAGSRKFARLILNGEFEEALSVARQQVENGAQIIDVNMDEGMLDSEDAMEKFLKLVVAEPDISRVPVMIDSSKWSVIETGLRCMQGKCVVNSISMKEGEAQFKEHARKILEYGAAVIVMAFDEKGQADTFERKIKICERAYNILTKEIGFPPQDIIFDPNILTVATGMEEHNNYGVDYIKATRWIKENLPLAQVSGGVSNFSFSFRGNNHIREAMHSAFLYHAIQAGMDMGIVNAGQLEVYAEIPKDLLELVEDVLLNRRSDATERLVDFADKVKSEGQTEVKQEEWRKDSVAERLKHALVKGIVEYIEEDTEEARQNYPRSIAVIEGPLMDGMNIVGDLFGSGKMFLPQVVKSARVMKKSVAYLVPFIEAEKEKSGVSKARAKILLATVKGDVHDIGKNIVGVVLACNNFEIIDLGVMVSIEQILETAQKEKVDIIGLSGLITPSLDEMVHNASEMERLGFKLPLLIGGATTSRVHTAVKIEPNYSGPTMHVLDASRSVPVVNSLINEKQHKEFIEEVRDEYKKVREDHSRRQESKTYLTLEQARANKVKINWQESQIITPRKLGITTLQDYPLTEIRNYIDWTPFFITWELHGKFPQIFEDKKVGEEAGKLYDDAQKLLDKVVDEKLLKANGVIGLFPANAIGDDIELYTDENRDKILNVLHTLRQQTQKTGSNPNRALADYVAPKETGMNDYIGAFAVTAGIGIEKLVEQFEKEHDDYNSIMVKALADRLAEAFTELLHEKVRKEFWGYALEEKFSNEELVKEKYSGIRPAPGYPACPDHTEKEILWDLLEAEKNTGIKLTESFAMYPAASVCGFYFAHPQTKYFSVGKIGKDQVEEYQSRKTVSLKEIEKWLRPNLNYTT
- a CDS encoding DJ-1/PfpI family protein codes for the protein MNSISKCFKLKLPFKFFLLGILVFLNTSHNNAFSQSNNNSTKILNAAFVCVDGVYNSELMAPYDVLQHTFYRDSTNYIRCFIVTPDGKPIVTFEGIRITPDYSFENAPPVDILIIPSTETSMTADLKNTIYINWVKKTAESAAHVITVCDGAFPLAATGALKGRVVTTFPADRDRLAEMFPEVTVKHDVNFVVDGKYITSVGGALSYEPAFYLVEKLYSTKNAKRIAKGLVWDWELMRVPHLIVSKKTAKY
- a CDS encoding leucyl/phenylalanyl-tRNA--protein transferase codes for the protein MIVEFPPVETADSETGLLAFGGDLTVGSLELAYRSGIFPWPTENQPILWFAPPERAIIEFSELKISKRLERSLKKSPFTFRVNSNFVEVITNCANLTNRRKQQGTWITEEIINAYNEFHKAGFAQSFEVLNGNDELVGGLYGVLINKYFAGESMFYKETNASKFALIQTVQYLKKLEISWMDVQILNPFLATFGAKEISRELFMEKLNQALNEPW
- a CDS encoding DUF2007 domain-containing protein, whose translation is MFCPECKSEYRQGFTRCTDCDMDLVHELPSEEAEFVEYVQVLATHNAADISFIKSILDGEEVDYFLKGELFNQLEPPVQPAILMVREDQVETANDLLKDLNLTFLSWNPNSAPDDESEQ